One genomic segment of Synechocystis sp. LKSZ1 includes these proteins:
- a CDS encoding bifunctional serine/threonine-protein kinase/formylglycine-generating enzyme family protein, which yields MSQCLNPDCFATVLDHHRFCQKCGQSVFLRERYQTLQLIGQGGFGRTYLAVDHDKPSRPYCVIKQFFPMLEGSNGAAKAETLFAQEAQRLEELGHHDQIPALLAYFTIEGRQYLVQEYVPGPTLEQELKEQGLFSQEKIRHLLLNLLPVLDFIHQAPVIHRDIKPANIIRRQSDNQLVLVDFGAAKQILPNQGSVTGTIIGTSGYTAPEQQNGRVTLASDLYSLGVTCLYLLTGVLPSELFDTENFEWAWRSKLSGNSVDDQLASILDKLVEPGTKKRYSLAKEVLQDLQPKIVVSTPKTTLQVANPQANTLTSGIGYFDFESVTVNHQGQIIKKTPGKAKFYRENLGKGVFLDMVYIAGGTFLMGSPESEPGSYAHERPQHRVRVPSFWIGKYAVTQVQWETIMRSNPSYFKGPNRPVECMSWNKCKEFCQKLSKLTGKRYRLPSEAEWEYACRAGTTTPFNCGETITIASANYADNNAYDKERKGQYRKQTAEVGSFSSNAWGLYEMHGNVWERCEDGWHNNYQGAPIDGSAWTDNHSSTAMIVLRGGSWDNNPTRCRSAFRRNSDRDYNAINIGLRLVLKWDGS from the coding sequence AGATACCAAACCCTACAACTTATTGGCCAGGGCGGCTTCGGACGAACCTACCTTGCGGTTGACCACGACAAACCCTCAAGGCCCTACTGCGTGATCAAACAGTTTTTCCCGATGCTAGAAGGCTCCAACGGGGCGGCGAAGGCAGAAACTCTCTTTGCCCAAGAGGCTCAGCGTTTAGAGGAACTTGGCCACCACGACCAAATTCCCGCTTTGCTGGCCTACTTCACCATCGAGGGCCGTCAATATTTGGTGCAGGAATACGTCCCAGGGCCAACCCTAGAGCAGGAGTTAAAGGAACAGGGCCTGTTTAGCCAAGAGAAAATAAGACACCTACTGCTCAACCTGTTGCCGGTATTGGACTTTATCCATCAGGCCCCCGTCATTCATCGAGACATTAAGCCCGCCAATATCATTCGTCGTCAGTCGGACAACCAGTTGGTACTGGTAGACTTCGGGGCCGCTAAGCAGATCTTACCCAACCAGGGTTCTGTCACGGGAACCATCATCGGAACGTCGGGTTACACGGCACCAGAGCAACAAAACGGCAGAGTAACCCTAGCCAGTGACTTGTACAGTTTGGGGGTTACTTGTCTGTATTTACTAACCGGAGTATTACCCTCGGAGTTATTTGATACGGAAAACTTTGAATGGGCTTGGCGAAGCAAGCTCTCTGGTAATTCAGTGGATGACCAGTTGGCCAGTATTTTGGATAAATTGGTTGAGCCGGGAACGAAAAAACGATACAGCCTGGCCAAAGAAGTACTCCAAGATTTACAACCAAAAATAGTTGTTTCTACCCCCAAAACGACTCTCCAAGTAGCCAATCCCCAAGCAAATACTCTAACTTCTGGCATTGGCTATTTTGACTTTGAAAGCGTCACGGTTAACCACCAGGGGCAGATTATAAAGAAGACACCCGGCAAAGCAAAATTTTACCGGGAAAATCTAGGGAAAGGAGTATTTTTGGATATGGTCTATATTGCTGGCGGTACTTTTCTGATGGGATCTCCAGAAAGTGAACCTGGAAGCTATGCCCACGAAAGACCCCAACACCGTGTTAGAGTACCTAGTTTTTGGATAGGCAAGTACGCTGTAACGCAAGTGCAGTGGGAGACTATCATGAGAAGTAACCCCTCTTACTTCAAAGGGCCTAATCGACCGGTAGAATGTATGAGCTGGAATAAGTGCAAAGAGTTTTGCCAAAAATTATCAAAACTAACAGGAAAACGATATCGCTTACCGAGCGAAGCAGAATGGGAATATGCTTGCAGAGCAGGCACGACAACTCCCTTTAACTGCGGAGAAACTATTACAATAGCTTCAGCTAACTATGCTGATAATAACGCTTATGATAAAGAAAGAAAAGGCCAGTATAGAAAGCAAACAGCAGAAGTGGGGAGCTTTTCATCCAATGCCTGGGGACTGTACGAAATGCACGGTAACGTCTGGGAAAGGTGTGAAGATGGTTGGCATAATAACTATCAAGGAGCACCGATAGATGGAAGTGCCTGGACTGACAACCACAGCAGTACTGCGATGATAGTACTCCGGGGTGGTTCTTGGGACAACAACCCTACACGTTGTCGTTCTGCCTTCCGCCGCAACAGCGACCGCGACTACAATGCCATCAACATAGGCTTGCGGCTAGTCTTGAAGTGGGATGGGTCTTAA
- a CDS encoding PIN domain-containing protein has protein sequence MTRYLLDTNVVLRFSNTSDEQHGLVTEAVANLLEQANECYLASQVLIELWVVATRPLNVNGLGWSVEQTQNIIEQLLEHFSVVEETSQIFSIWLNLVTENKISGKRSHDARIVAIMLASAVSHILTLNPSDFSGMSSITVVHPCEIIASLGN, from the coding sequence ATGACCAGGTATTTACTTGATACCAATGTTGTTCTCCGTTTCAGTAATACTTCTGATGAGCAACACGGATTAGTTACAGAAGCAGTTGCTAATTTGCTCGAACAAGCAAATGAATGTTACCTAGCATCACAAGTTTTAATCGAGCTTTGGGTTGTTGCTACACGCCCTCTTAATGTTAATGGCTTGGGTTGGTCAGTCGAGCAAACACAGAATATCATTGAACAACTGCTTGAGCACTTCTCAGTTGTGGAGGAAACATCACAAATATTCTCAATCTGGTTAAACTTAGTTACTGAAAATAAAATAAGCGGCAAAAGAAGTCATGATGCACGTATCGTTGCTATTATGCTTGCATCGGCAGTCAGTCATATTCTAACCCTTAATCCAAGTGATTTCTCGGGTATGTCTAGTATTACAGTAGTGCATCCATGTGAAATTATCGCATCCTTGGGCAATTAA